In Carya illinoinensis cultivar Pawnee chromosome 6, C.illinoinensisPawnee_v1, whole genome shotgun sequence, a single genomic region encodes these proteins:
- the LOC122312408 gene encoding rust resistance kinase Lr10-like — protein sequence MASVSLFVFFLVSYLGLLLSAGQEESSYTQNCRRLLCGDLEKIGFPFIDITDPKCYVGIVNCNEETHQTIQLGTGERQYELTSIGRIPEQPNAYVLGIRDQKLSENLTSGRCKFITNPTILPRFPFISLQIKSHNRTFVKCDKAVKKFGWMQSSDIKCEDGYYLYDGHPSDGFPPGCSPIQLPIKPRPSESEPYPVEFELLVNVSDDCSPCHEKEGQCQIDRNIYCPKKGKKSKVLAIALATLSVAIGVLIVIGLSFRRKFRSILKKESLTHQNVEAFLRNNGPFGIRRYSYSDIKKMTNFLKDKLGQGGYGSVYKGKLQDGSMVAVKVLKGSIGNGEEFINEVASISRTSHVNIVTLRGFCFEGSKRALVYEFMPNGSLEKFIFKKDSPSNHQLQWETLYKIAIGIARGLEYLHRGCNNRILHFDIKPHNILLDENFCPKISDFGLAKVCPREQSIISMLGARGTAGYIAPEVFCRNFGGVSHKSDVYSYGMMVLEMVGGRKNIDAEVDHTSEIFFPHWIYRRLELNEELTLHGLKTEEDRQNAKKMTIVSLWCIQTDPSNRPAMSRVVEMLEMSLNALQIPPKPFLSSPSRLEADSSTIMVLSHSGSKVL from the exons ATGGCTTCTGTCtccctctttgttttctttcttgtcTCATACCTCGGGTTGCTTCTGTCGGCCGGACAAGAAGAATCATCATACACCCAGAACTGTCGTCGCCTTCTTTGTGGAGATCTGGAGAAGATCGGCTTCCCATTCATCGATATCACAGACCCAAAATGTTATGTTGGCATCGTAAATTGTAACGAAGAAACTCATCAGACGATCCAACTGGGGACCGGTGAAAGACAGTACGAACTTACAAGCATTGGAAGGATTCCTGAACAGCCTAATGCTTATGTCCTGGGTATCCGGGACCAGAAGCTTTCGGAGAACTTGACTTCCGGTAGATGCAAATTCATAACGAATCCAACTATCCTCCCCCGATTTCCATTCATCTCTTTACAAATCAAGTCACACAATCGGACCTTTGTCAAATGCGACAAAGCTGTCAAAAAGTTTGGCTGGATGCAATCGAGCGATATTAAGTGCGAAGACGGTTATTATCTCTACGATGGTCATCCAAGCGATGGTTTTCCTCCTGGATGTTCCCCTATTCAGCTCCCAATAAAGCCGCGGCCAAGTGAGAGTGAACCGTATCCCGTTGAGTTCGAACTTCTAGTGAATGTGTCTGATGATTGTTCCCCGTGCCATGAGAAAGAAGGACAATGCCAGATCGACAGAAACATTTATTGTCCAAAGAAAG GGAAGAAGAGTAAAGTGTTGGCGATAGCCTTGG CCACTTTATCTGTTGCCATTGGAGTTCTAATAGTCATTGGCCTCAGCTTTAGGCGAAAGTTTAGATCCATTTTGAAGAAGGAAAGTCTAACACATCAGAATGTCGAGGCCTTTCTAAGGAATAATGGACCTTTTGGTATAAGAAGATACAGTTACTCGGATATAAAGAAAATGACCAACTTCCTCAAAGATAAATTAGGCCAAGGAGGTTATGGTAGCGTCTACAAGGGGAAGTTACAAGATGGGTCTATGGTGGCAGTAAAAGTTTTGAAAGGATCAATAGGAAATGGAGAGGAATTCATAAACGAGGTTGCCAGCATTAGTAGGACCTCACATGTCAACATTGTTACTCTTAGGGGCTTTTGTTTTGAGGGTTCCAAAAGAGCTCTTGTTTATGAATTTATGCCTAATGGATCTCTAGAGaagttcatatttaaaaaagattcaccATCTAATCATCAATTGCAGTGGGAAACATTGTATAAGATTGCAATTGGCATAGCTCGAGGATTAGAGTACTTGCATAGAGGTTGTAACAATCGAATCTTGCATTTTGACATAAAGCCTCACAATATTCTTTTAGATGAGAACTTTTGTCCAAAGATCTCAGATTTTGGCCTTGCAAAAGTATGCCCTAGAGAACAAAGTATCATATCAATGTTGGGTGCAAGAGGAACTGCAGGATATATAGCTCCAGAAGTATTTTGTAGAAACTTCGGAGGGGTCTCTCACAAATCAGATGTTTACAGCTATGGAATGATGGTTTTGGAAATGGTTGGAGGTAGAAAGAATATAGATGCTGAGGTTGATCATACTAGTGAAATTTTCTTTCCACATTGGATTTACAGGCGCCTTGAACTCAATGAAGAACTAACATTGCATGGTCTCAAGACTGAAGAGGATCGACAAAATGCAAAGAAGATGACAATAGTGAGCTTGTGGTGCATACAGACTGACCCATCAAACCGGCCAGCAATGAGTAGAGTTGTCGAAATGTTGGAAATGAGCCTCAATGCCTTGCAAATTCCTCCTAAACCTTTCTTGTCTTCCCCGTCAAGACTAGAAGCTGATTCTTCGACTATAATGGTTCTATCTCATTCTGGTTCTAAGgttctctaa